The proteins below come from a single Pandoraea apista genomic window:
- a CDS encoding MFS transporter: protein MPRALVAIFACAAGLSVANVYYAQPLLDALADDFGISRGAAGGVVTATQAGCALALLFLVPLGDQWERRRLMLVQLALLTLSLLAVSAASSATALLLGMLLVGMLGTAMTQGLIAYASSAAGVHERGRVVGATQGGVVVGLLLARVMAGGIADIAGWRGVYLASAGGMLVLGAVLWRALPRQTVTGTRQRYAVLLTSMFRLLCEERTLQIRGTIALLMFMAFSIFWSALVLPLSAAPFHFSHTRIGAFGLVGAAGALAAARAGYWADRGWAQRTTGIALVLLMFSWLLLAGLHVSLGWLVAGVLLLDLAGQAIHVTNQSLIFAARDDAPSRLVGAYMLFYATGSGLGAVAATATYAAFGWTGVCVLGAGVSLAALVFWATTLRCMPTVAASRR, encoded by the coding sequence ATGCCGCGCGCGCTCGTCGCGATCTTCGCGTGCGCGGCAGGGCTGAGCGTCGCCAACGTCTACTACGCGCAACCTTTGCTCGATGCGCTGGCCGACGATTTCGGCATCTCGCGCGGTGCGGCGGGCGGCGTGGTCACGGCAACGCAGGCGGGTTGTGCGCTCGCGCTGCTGTTCCTCGTGCCGTTGGGCGACCAGTGGGAGCGCCGGCGCCTCATGCTCGTGCAACTCGCGCTGCTGACGCTGAGCCTGCTGGCCGTGTCGGCGGCCTCATCTGCCACGGCGTTGCTGCTGGGCATGCTGCTGGTCGGCATGCTGGGTACGGCAATGACACAGGGCCTGATCGCATACGCGTCGAGTGCCGCGGGTGTGCATGAGCGCGGACGCGTCGTGGGGGCAACGCAAGGCGGCGTGGTCGTCGGTCTGCTGTTGGCGCGAGTCATGGCGGGCGGGATTGCGGACATCGCCGGATGGCGTGGCGTGTATCTGGCGTCGGCAGGGGGCATGTTGGTGCTCGGCGCGGTGCTGTGGCGTGCATTGCCGCGTCAGACGGTCACGGGCACGCGACAGCGCTATGCCGTGTTGCTGACATCGATGTTCCGTCTCTTGTGCGAAGAGCGCACATTGCAGATTCGCGGCACGATCGCGTTACTGATGTTCATGGCGTTCAGCATTTTCTGGAGCGCGTTGGTATTGCCGCTCTCCGCCGCGCCGTTTCATTTCTCGCATACGCGCATTGGGGCGTTCGGGCTCGTGGGCGCAGCAGGGGCGCTGGCGGCGGCGCGAGCGGGGTATTGGGCAGACCGTGGATGGGCGCAACGCACGACTGGCATCGCACTCGTATTGCTGATGTTCTCGTGGCTGCTGCTGGCCGGATTGCATGTGTCGCTGGGCTGGCTCGTCGCCGGTGTGTTGTTGCTCGACCTTGCAGGGCAAGCGATTCACGTCACGAATCAGAGTCTGATCTTTGCCGCGCGCGACGATGCGCCGAGTCGTCTCGTGGGCGCCTACATGCTGTTCTATGCCACGGGCAGCGGCTTGGGGGCGGTCGCGGCGACAGCGACCTACGCGGCTTTCGGCTGGACTGGCGTGTGCGTGCTTGGTGCGGGGGTGAGCCTGGCTGCGCTGGTATTCTGGGCGACGACCTTACGCTGCATGCCCACGGTCGCCGCAAGCCGGCGGTAG
- a CDS encoding OmpA family protein, with product MREDFDADIADSGDVGAAAPTWAVFGDLMSVMLGAFVLIMLGVIGVQIELSAKLEREVKERRAETQRRQTLEQALAGPLAGGRVTLVNGRIGISGNVLFALNSDQLQPQGREVLRSLAGPLSAYLRASDEILMVSGFTDDQQVRETNRRFADNWELSAQRALTVTRELIAAGVPPSSIFSAAFGAEQPVTSNADESGRAKNRRVEIAPMPRSSASNAGKPHA from the coding sequence ATGAGAGAAGACTTCGACGCGGATATCGCTGACAGTGGCGACGTCGGTGCCGCAGCGCCGACGTGGGCTGTCTTCGGTGATCTGATGTCGGTGATGCTCGGCGCGTTTGTCCTCATCATGCTGGGCGTGATCGGCGTGCAGATCGAACTGTCTGCCAAGCTGGAGCGCGAAGTAAAGGAGCGACGCGCCGAAACGCAACGCCGTCAGACGCTTGAGCAAGCGCTGGCCGGACCGCTCGCCGGTGGCCGCGTCACGCTCGTGAACGGGCGCATCGGCATTAGCGGCAACGTGCTCTTCGCGCTGAATTCGGACCAATTGCAGCCGCAGGGACGTGAAGTCCTGCGCAGTCTGGCCGGCCCGCTGAGCGCCTATCTTCGCGCGAGCGACGAGATTCTCATGGTCAGCGGCTTCACCGACGATCAACAGGTGCGTGAGACGAATCGGCGATTCGCGGATAACTGGGAGCTGTCGGCTCAGCGCGCACTCACCGTCACGCGGGAATTGATTGCCGCAGGCGTGCCCCCATCGTCGATCTTCTCGGCGGCCTTCGGTGCAGAGCAACCCGTTACGTCGAACGCCGACGAGAGCGGCCGTGCGAAGAACCGGCGCGTGGAAATCGCGCCGATGCCGCGCAGCAGCGCCAGCAACGCGGGCAAGCCCCATGCGTGA
- a CDS encoding DUF802 domain-containing protein, producing MTRYLVDLVAFVAGLAVVGWIAVGYAGTNNLALAVALLIAAVYLFGALELKRFHQATNALANAVSGLNAPPTSLPSWLDTLPAGLRTAVRLRVEGERVGLPGPALTPYLVGLLVLLGMLGTFLGMAATLRGTGLALEGATDLEAIRASLASPVKGLGFAFGTSVAGVATSAMLGLLAALARKQRAQVVQSLDARIVTTLRGFSQQHQRETTLQLLQQQATVMPALVDRLQDMMAAMERQSQALGERLVANQDALHAKTDASYAQLTSAMQQYLKDSVATTASAAGAAIRPEVEATMASLARETASWHQTVSGAMQDRMDGLSDRFEATTARVANVWKDSLDAQLRANELLATDLRAALSEFTQTFDARSSRLVDDVASRLETVTGHVSSAHAGVAQTWETSLAAQQRTNDSLAKELGSALSQFTQTFESRSAKLVDEVATRLETATGQVSASHAGVAQTWEASLAAQQQTNDALAKDLGATLAQFAQTFETRSAGLLADVTTRLDNATGSIATAQTTVAQAWEQALAQQQRSHNALTQDLGTALERFAQTFELRSGTLLADVAAKLDAASGNVAGAHERVAQAWDQSIALQQQANAALNTELAAALTRFSETFEQRSAHLIDGVSQRTEGAMQSVSETAAVVSGEWKHALTAQQSANEALARDLASALARFADTFETRASQLLQSVSAQMDSTSENVAQTWRDAIAEHARTSERLADGNQQLVAATTHAFTEHSASLLQALNAANAAHHDATAERETQRLSAWTETLEGTLATLRSEWQQVGAQTASQQQAICDTLARTALEMSEQTRANASDTIAEISRLVQTASEAPKAAAEIIGELRQKLSDSMVRDNAMLEERSRLLDTLGTLLDTVKHAGNEQRAAVDELVTTSAQLLERAGANLGDAIAAQTEKLTAASAQVAGSAVEIASLGDAFGAAVQSFGESNTQLLEHLQRIEAALDKSMARSDEQLGYYVAQAREVVELSVMSQKQILENLQDLAQTRAQPGSVAA from the coding sequence ATGACTCGTTACCTCGTTGATCTCGTTGCCTTTGTCGCAGGTCTCGCCGTCGTCGGCTGGATCGCCGTCGGCTATGCAGGTACCAATAACCTCGCACTGGCCGTTGCTCTGCTGATTGCCGCCGTCTATCTCTTCGGCGCCCTCGAACTCAAACGCTTCCATCAGGCGACGAACGCCCTCGCCAACGCCGTCTCCGGCCTGAACGCGCCGCCCACGTCGCTGCCCTCGTGGCTCGACACCCTCCCGGCGGGTCTGCGCACCGCCGTGCGCCTGCGCGTTGAAGGCGAACGCGTCGGCCTGCCCGGCCCGGCGCTCACGCCGTACCTCGTCGGCCTGCTCGTGCTTCTGGGTATGCTCGGCACCTTCCTCGGCATGGCCGCCACGCTGCGCGGCACCGGTCTCGCGCTCGAAGGCGCGACCGATCTCGAAGCCATTCGCGCCTCGCTGGCGTCTCCGGTGAAGGGGCTTGGCTTCGCGTTCGGCACGTCGGTCGCCGGCGTTGCCACCTCGGCCATGCTCGGCTTGCTGGCCGCACTGGCCCGCAAGCAACGCGCACAAGTCGTGCAATCGCTCGACGCCCGCATCGTCACAACGCTGCGCGGCTTCTCGCAACAACACCAGCGCGAAACCACGCTGCAATTGCTCCAGCAACAGGCCACGGTCATGCCCGCACTCGTGGACCGTTTGCAGGACATGATGGCGGCGATGGAGCGTCAGAGTCAGGCACTTGGCGAGCGGCTCGTTGCCAATCAGGACGCACTGCACGCGAAGACCGATGCGTCCTACGCGCAATTGACCAGCGCCATGCAGCAGTACCTGAAAGACAGCGTGGCGACGACCGCGAGCGCCGCAGGTGCTGCCATTCGCCCCGAAGTCGAAGCAACGATGGCGAGCCTCGCGCGCGAAACGGCGTCGTGGCATCAGACCGTTTCCGGCGCGATGCAGGATCGAATGGACGGCCTGTCCGATCGCTTCGAAGCCACCACGGCGCGCGTGGCAAACGTCTGGAAAGATTCGCTCGACGCCCAGTTGCGCGCCAATGAATTGCTCGCGACCGATCTGCGCGCCGCGCTGAGCGAGTTCACACAGACGTTCGATGCGCGCTCGTCGCGACTGGTCGACGATGTCGCCTCGCGACTCGAAACCGTCACCGGACACGTCAGCAGCGCCCATGCCGGTGTTGCTCAAACGTGGGAAACGTCGCTGGCCGCACAGCAGCGCACCAACGACTCGCTCGCCAAGGAACTCGGCAGCGCGCTCTCCCAGTTCACGCAAACCTTCGAGAGCCGCTCGGCCAAACTCGTCGACGAGGTCGCCACGCGTCTCGAAACGGCGACGGGGCAAGTCAGCGCCTCGCACGCCGGCGTCGCGCAAACGTGGGAAGCCTCGCTCGCGGCACAGCAACAGACCAACGACGCGCTCGCCAAGGATCTTGGCGCGACGCTCGCGCAATTTGCCCAGACTTTCGAGACCCGTTCGGCCGGCCTGCTCGCCGACGTCACCACGCGCCTCGATAACGCCACGGGTAGCATCGCGACCGCACAGACCACCGTGGCGCAAGCCTGGGAGCAAGCGCTCGCCCAGCAGCAGCGCTCGCACAACGCCCTCACGCAGGATCTCGGCACTGCGCTGGAACGCTTCGCGCAAACGTTCGAATTGCGCTCCGGCACGTTGCTGGCCGACGTTGCGGCCAAGCTCGACGCCGCCAGCGGCAATGTCGCCGGCGCGCATGAGCGCGTTGCGCAAGCGTGGGATCAGTCGATCGCCCTGCAACAGCAAGCCAACGCCGCGCTGAACACCGAACTTGCCGCCGCACTCACTCGCTTCTCCGAGACTTTCGAGCAGCGCTCGGCGCACCTGATCGATGGCGTCAGCCAGCGCACCGAAGGCGCAATGCAAAGCGTGTCGGAGACGGCCGCTGTGGTGTCGGGCGAATGGAAGCACGCCCTCACGGCACAGCAGTCTGCGAACGAAGCGCTCGCGCGCGATCTTGCCAGCGCACTCGCGCGCTTTGCCGACACCTTCGAGACGCGGGCTTCGCAACTGTTGCAGAGCGTTTCGGCGCAGATGGACTCGACGTCTGAAAACGTCGCACAGACGTGGCGCGACGCCATTGCAGAACACGCGCGCACGAGCGAGCGCCTGGCCGACGGCAATCAGCAACTCGTGGCGGCAACGACCCACGCCTTCACGGAACACAGCGCGTCGCTGCTGCAAGCGTTGAACGCCGCCAACGCCGCTCATCACGACGCCACCGCCGAGCGAGAAACGCAACGTCTGTCCGCCTGGACGGAAACGCTCGAAGGCACGCTCGCCACGCTGCGCTCGGAATGGCAGCAGGTCGGCGCGCAAACCGCCAGCCAGCAGCAAGCCATTTGCGACACGCTCGCCCGCACGGCGCTGGAAATGTCGGAGCAAACGCGTGCCAATGCCAGCGACACGATTGCCGAGATTTCGCGTCTCGTGCAAACCGCGTCCGAAGCGCCGAAGGCCGCTGCCGAGATCATCGGTGAACTGCGTCAGAAGCTCTCGGACAGCATGGTGCGCGACAACGCCATGCTCGAAGAGCGCTCGCGTTTGCTCGATACCCTCGGCACGCTGCTCGACACCGTCAAGCATGCCGGTAACGAGCAACGTGCCGCCGTGGACGAGCTGGTCACAACCTCTGCACAGTTGCTGGAACGCGCCGGCGCGAATCTGGGCGACGCCATCGCCGCGCAGACCGAGAAGCTCACCGCCGCGTCGGCGCAGGTCGCCGGTAGCGCCGTGGAAATTGCGAGTCTGGGCGACGCCTTCGGGGCCGCCGTGCAATCGTTCGGTGAATCGAACACGCAACTGCTCGAACATCTGCAACGCATTGAAGCGGCGCTCGATAAATCGATGGCGCGCAGCGACGAGCAGCTTGGCTATTACGTTGCGCAGGCGCGCGAGGTGGTCGAGCTGAGTGTGATGTCGCAAAAACAGATCCTCGAAAACCTTCAGGATCTGGCACAAACACGGGCACAACCGGGTAGCGTGGCAGCATGA
- a CDS encoding winged helix-turn-helix transcriptional regulator — protein sequence MTPTPPEGPSPALDTCPVARTVDIIGDRWSLLIVRDAFDGVRRFSDFLRSLGVARSMLTTRLRALVDAGILSVQPASDGTSYQEYVLTPQGRELFTLIVALRQWGEKHRFGRRELHSTLIDTRTGEPLADLRPTTRDGKPVAPEDTQVVRPA from the coding sequence ATGACACCAACGCCACCTGAAGGGCCCTCCCCGGCGCTCGATACCTGCCCCGTCGCACGCACGGTCGACATCATCGGCGATCGCTGGAGCCTGCTCATCGTGCGCGACGCCTTCGACGGCGTGCGCCGTTTCAGCGACTTCCTGCGCAGTCTCGGCGTAGCGCGCAGCATGCTGACGACGCGTCTGCGGGCGCTGGTCGACGCAGGCATTCTCTCTGTGCAACCCGCCTCGGACGGCACGTCGTATCAGGAGTACGTGCTGACGCCTCAGGGCCGCGAACTCTTCACGCTGATCGTGGCGTTACGGCAATGGGGAGAGAAGCACCGGTTCGGGCGGCGCGAGCTTCATTCGACGTTGATCGACACGCGAACTGGCGAGCCGCTGGCCGATTTGCGGCCCACGACCCGCGACGGCAAGCCCGTGGCGCCGGAGGACACGCAGGTCGTGCGGCCGGCATGA
- a CDS encoding DUF2894 domain-containing protein, translating to MSNESVNITANTANAAGTHSAKVAEATEATEATEAADSGIAMVAAVTPAQEASDALTEQLATWRAQGIDKRDPARFHRIEALALRSRAYTGDVRWVLDARLKTLIDEFSQFHANPPATSSDEGRQTSMRSPSPLASLTGEMTQRVGGGERPVPATTPRKARAAAPSQASQTRESEQPPSALSASPARPVAVPPPIPVPVTPTVISTGDAFEDLDVLEYFRETWSKLSTDGNLRQSLAQVPENAGPLNSSHLVHRALSLMHDVSPDYLRHFLRHADALSWLEDMETTGVLGNKPAARAAAATKPSRAKAR from the coding sequence ATGAGCAACGAGAGCGTCAATATCACCGCCAACACCGCTAACGCCGCTGGCACCCATAGCGCCAAAGTGGCCGAAGCGACCGAAGCGACCGAAGCGACCGAAGCGGCAGATTCGGGTATCGCGATGGTGGCGGCAGTTACGCCTGCTCAAGAGGCATCGGACGCCTTGACTGAGCAACTTGCAACGTGGCGAGCGCAAGGGATCGACAAGCGCGACCCTGCGCGTTTTCATCGCATCGAAGCACTGGCGCTGCGCAGCCGTGCCTATACGGGCGACGTTCGTTGGGTGCTCGATGCGCGATTGAAGACGCTCATCGATGAATTCAGTCAGTTTCATGCCAACCCGCCGGCAACGTCTTCCGATGAAGGCCGTCAGACCTCGATGCGATCACCGTCGCCGCTCGCCTCACTGACTGGCGAGATGACGCAGCGTGTTGGCGGGGGAGAGCGCCCCGTACCGGCGACAACGCCTCGCAAAGCACGAGCCGCGGCGCCGAGCCAGGCGTCACAAACGCGCGAGAGCGAGCAACCGCCCAGCGCGTTGTCGGCTTCGCCGGCACGGCCGGTTGCAGTGCCGCCGCCGATACCGGTGCCCGTCACGCCGACCGTCATCTCCACCGGCGACGCCTTCGAAGACCTCGATGTCCTCGAATACTTCCGCGAAACGTGGTCGAAGCTCAGCACCGACGGCAATCTTCGTCAGTCGCTCGCTCAGGTACCCGAAAACGCCGGACCACTCAACTCAAGCCATCTGGTGCACCGCGCGCTCTCGCTCATGCACGACGTCTCGCCCGATTATCTGCGTCACTTCCTGCGTCACGCAGACGCCCTCTCCTGGCTCGAAGACATGGAAACGACCGGCGTGCTCGGCAATAAGCCCGCTGCCCGCGCGGCCGCCGCCACCAAGCCGTCACGCGCAAAGGCTCGCTAA
- a CDS encoding DUF3348 domain-containing protein: MVQVPRRPVISAPTLIRSLARLSTFAPPEAAPSLSDRMSQWVGWTDAIALSSALKATPPAGTRAAAHAPASELARVRAELAAAIARDCGLAAAPGGQIRALSAAERQRAASFAEFAAYRQRYATSQQTMDTAISALRTRLRGQLAALSSDAARLASVDAVMERVMGARERTLLASVPNLLEGHFVRLRDTEQAAMAAPRVPGAPPLPPAGTWLDTFHRDMQSILLAELDIRLEPIEGLIAALTSVPPGENVSEPGQHDSLPR; this comes from the coding sequence ATGGTGCAAGTGCCACGGCGTCCCGTTATCAGCGCCCCCACCCTCATACGCTCTCTAGCCCGTCTCAGCACGTTCGCGCCGCCCGAGGCTGCGCCGTCGCTGTCGGACCGCATGAGCCAGTGGGTCGGCTGGACCGACGCCATCGCCCTGTCGTCGGCGCTCAAAGCCACGCCGCCTGCCGGCACGCGGGCGGCTGCGCACGCGCCGGCAAGCGAACTGGCGCGTGTGCGCGCGGAACTCGCGGCAGCCATCGCCCGCGATTGTGGTCTCGCCGCCGCGCCCGGCGGGCAGATCCGCGCGTTAAGCGCCGCCGAGCGGCAACGAGCCGCGTCCTTCGCGGAGTTCGCGGCCTATCGGCAGCGCTACGCGACATCGCAGCAGACCATGGACACGGCGATCAGCGCCTTGCGCACCCGCCTGCGCGGGCAGTTGGCCGCGCTGTCGTCAGACGCCGCGCGGCTCGCCAGCGTTGACGCCGTCATGGAACGCGTTATGGGCGCACGTGAGCGCACACTGCTCGCCAGCGTGCCGAATCTGCTCGAAGGACACTTCGTGCGACTGCGCGACACGGAACAGGCGGCGATGGCCGCCCCGCGCGTGCCCGGCGCCCCGCCGCTGCCGCCGGCCGGCACCTGGCTCGACACCTTCCACCGGGACATGCAAAGCATTTTGCTTGCCGAACTGGATATACGCCTGGAACCGATCGAGGGGCTGATTGCCGCCCTCACCTCGGTACCTCCCGGCGAAAACGTTAGTGAACCCGGACAACATGACTCGTTACCTCGTTGA
- the trmB gene encoding tRNA (guanosine(46)-N7)-methyltransferase TrmB, translating into MTNHGQPPADDAQPAHDDDADLGAPQSHAPGDDETFVGPDGVAHPRRIRSFVRRAGRSSEAQKRAFDMLGPKFVLPYAPETLDWPAAFARTGAPRILEIGFGMGDGTAHIAKVRPADDFLGVEVHEPGVGALLKLIGETPLSNVRIIQHDAVEVVEHMLPEGSLDGVHVFFPDPWHKKRHHKRRLLQPPFVALLASRLKPGGYLHCATDWQEYAEQMLDVLGSEATLENTAADYAPRPDYRPVTKFENRGLRLGHGVWDLVFRKRA; encoded by the coding sequence ATGACGAACCACGGACAACCGCCGGCTGACGACGCGCAACCGGCCCACGACGACGACGCCGACCTCGGCGCGCCCCAATCTCATGCCCCGGGCGACGACGAAACGTTTGTCGGACCGGACGGCGTAGCGCACCCGCGCCGCATTCGCAGCTTCGTGCGCCGCGCCGGACGCAGCTCGGAAGCGCAGAAGCGCGCGTTCGATATGCTCGGCCCGAAGTTCGTGCTGCCATATGCGCCCGAAACGCTCGACTGGCCCGCCGCCTTCGCGCGCACGGGTGCACCGCGCATTCTCGAAATCGGCTTCGGCATGGGCGATGGCACCGCACACATCGCGAAGGTACGCCCAGCGGACGATTTTCTCGGCGTTGAAGTGCATGAGCCGGGCGTAGGCGCCTTGCTCAAACTCATCGGCGAGACGCCGCTGTCGAACGTGCGCATCATTCAACACGACGCCGTGGAAGTCGTTGAGCACATGCTGCCGGAAGGCTCGCTCGACGGTGTGCACGTCTTCTTTCCCGACCCCTGGCACAAGAAGCGCCATCACAAGCGCCGCCTGCTGCAACCGCCGTTCGTAGCGTTGCTCGCCTCACGTCTGAAGCCGGGCGGTTATCTGCACTGCGCGACGGACTGGCAGGAATATGCCGAGCAAATGCTCGACGTGCTCGGCAGCGAAGCCACGCTGGAGAACACGGCGGCCGATTACGCGCCGCGGCCGGACTATCGTCCGGTAACGAAGTTCGAGAATCGCGGCCTGCGCCTCGGTCACGGCGTGTGGGATCTCGTGTTCCGCAAGCGCGCCTGA